The proteins below are encoded in one region of Proteiniborus sp. DW1:
- the secF gene encoding protein translocase subunit SecF encodes MNFIQRRSIFFILSAIVIVFGILYGLATGLNLGLDFTGGTMLQIDFGQTVPVEDIKKITNTFDTKASIIHAGTDKEEIIIKSTLDLDSQERNEIFTKFKEKYGLKDEALIQSQKFGPAIGSEIQKKALLSVVLATIGILVYTSFRFEIKFGIAAIIALVHDALVVLAVYAAFNIPLDSTFVAAILTIVGYSINDTIVIFDRMRENLKLMKNEKYEDIVNTSIKQTLSRTINTTTTTLLAIVTLYILGVDAIKDFAFPLIVGMIAGTYSSIFIASPIWYLLKTRTKGKNNADINRA; translated from the coding sequence GTGAACTTTATTCAGAGGAGAAGTATATTTTTTATATTATCTGCAATTGTAATAGTATTTGGCATTCTATATGGTTTGGCAACTGGGCTAAACCTTGGTTTGGACTTTACTGGTGGAACCATGTTGCAAATAGATTTTGGGCAGACAGTTCCTGTTGAAGATATCAAGAAAATTACAAATACATTTGATACGAAAGCTAGTATAATTCATGCTGGTACCGACAAAGAGGAAATAATAATAAAATCTACTTTAGATTTAGATAGTCAGGAAAGAAATGAAATATTTACTAAGTTTAAGGAAAAATATGGACTTAAAGATGAAGCTCTTATTCAATCCCAAAAATTTGGACCTGCTATAGGAAGTGAAATTCAAAAAAAAGCATTACTATCAGTAGTACTAGCTACAATAGGTATATTAGTCTATACTTCATTTAGATTTGAGATTAAATTTGGTATAGCTGCTATAATTGCTTTGGTTCACGATGCTCTAGTTGTGCTTGCTGTATATGCAGCATTTAATATACCCTTAGATAGTACCTTCGTAGCTGCTATACTAACTATTGTAGGTTATTCAATAAATGATACAATTGTTATATTTGATAGGATGCGTGAAAACTTAAAGCTTATGAAAAATGAAAAATATGAGGATATTGTCAATACAAGTATAAAGCAAACATTGTCTAGAACTATTAATACTACTACAACAACACTATTAGCAATAGTTACCTTGTATATTTTAGGTGTTGATGCTATTAAAGACTTTGCGTTTCCTTTAATTGTGGGGATGATAGCAGGAACATATTCATCAATATTTATTGCAAGTCCAATATGGTATCTTTTAAAAACTAGGACTAAAGGTAAAAATAATGCAGACATTAATAGAGCATAA
- the secD gene encoding protein translocase subunit SecD yields the protein MNLKNILLFILIIALVGVVAYGAIYGIEIGNIKIPTAREKVGLGLDLAGGVYVLLEAQTDETGAELDKKIEQAITIIRQRVDSLGVAEPNIVKEGNKRIRIELAGLNDVQQAFDMIGKTAQLQFVDPEGNVVVTGKNVKKSEVAFQTGSTGLEVPVVTLEFDKEGAKSFAEATSRLSNKIADQDKVIFIILDDKVISSPVVRAEINDGKAVIEGGFDVQSASELATLIRAGALPVELKEIQTSVIGPTLGLESLDKSIYAGAIGLILIFLYMLIMYRIPGFIADIALSIYVMLVIGIMIVLGVKLTLPGIAGLILSIGMAVDANVVIYERIKEELKLGKTLRTAVDSGYKRALSSVLDANITTFIAGLVLYSFGTGPIKGFGVTLIIGIVASMITAVFITKFLLKLFIGTNIVKNTKLYGA from the coding sequence ATGAACCTGAAAAATATTTTATTGTTTATTTTAATTATTGCACTTGTAGGTGTTGTAGCTTATGGTGCAATATATGGTATTGAAATAGGAAATATTAAAATTCCTACAGCAAGAGAAAAGGTAGGGTTAGGACTTGATTTAGCAGGTGGAGTATATGTCTTATTAGAAGCTCAGACAGATGAAACGGGGGCAGAGTTAGATAAAAAAATTGAACAAGCAATTACTATTATTAGACAAAGAGTAGACAGTTTAGGTGTGGCTGAACCAAATATAGTTAAAGAAGGTAATAAGAGAATTAGAATTGAACTAGCAGGCTTAAATGATGTACAGCAAGCTTTTGATATGATTGGTAAAACTGCTCAACTTCAGTTTGTAGATCCCGAAGGTAATGTAGTGGTGACTGGAAAAAATGTTAAAAAGTCGGAGGTTGCTTTTCAAACAGGGAGCACAGGACTAGAAGTACCAGTTGTAACTTTAGAATTTGACAAAGAGGGTGCTAAAAGCTTTGCAGAGGCTACTTCTAGGTTATCAAATAAGATTGCTGATCAAGATAAGGTAATTTTTATAATACTTGATGATAAAGTTATTTCAAGTCCTGTGGTTAGAGCAGAAATAAATGATGGTAAAGCAGTTATTGAGGGAGGATTCGATGTTCAAAGTGCTAGTGAACTAGCAACTTTAATTAGAGCAGGGGCTTTACCAGTGGAGCTTAAAGAAATTCAAACATCTGTAATTGGTCCAACATTAGGCCTTGAGTCTCTTGATAAAAGCATTTATGCGGGAGCTATAGGTTTAATACTTATATTTTTATACATGTTAATAATGTATAGAATACCAGGTTTTATAGCAGATATTGCATTGTCAATATATGTAATGTTGGTTATTGGTATTATGATAGTTTTAGGAGTTAAATTAACTTTGCCTGGCATTGCAGGCTTAATACTTTCAATAGGTATGGCTGTAGATGCTAATGTAGTTATATATGAAAGGATTAAGGAAGAACTAAAACTAGGTAAAACTCTTAGAACAGCAGTAGATAGTGGATATAAAAGAGCATTATCAAGTGTCTTAGATGCAAATATCACTACTTTTATTGCAGGTTTAGTGCTATATAGTTTTGGAACTGGCCCAATAAAGGGTTTTGGAGTAACTTTAATAATAGGTATTGTTGCGTCAATGATTACAGCTGTATTTATTACAAAATTCCTATTAAAGCTATTTATTGGAACGAACATAGTAAAGAATACAAAATTATATGGTGCTTAA